In a single window of the Thermus amyloliquefaciens genome:
- a CDS encoding 4Fe-4S dicluster domain-containing protein: MPRYAMAIDLSLCVGCAACAVACKMENQVPPGVFNLWIRERELGTYPDLVVEFRPEQCLHCENPPCVPVCPTGASYQTKDGLVLVDPKKCIACGACIAACPYDARYLHPAGYVSKCTFCAHRLEKGRLPACVETCPTYCRTFGDLDDPESPVSQALKAADRVDVLRPEQGTRPKLFYLNAPSKKGLTRESEVRHD, from the coding sequence ATGCCCCGCTACGCCATGGCCATAGACCTAAGCCTCTGCGTGGGCTGCGCCGCCTGCGCCGTGGCCTGCAAGATGGAAAACCAGGTGCCCCCCGGGGTCTTCAACCTTTGGATTCGGGAGCGGGAACTGGGCACCTACCCGGACCTGGTGGTGGAGTTCCGCCCCGAACAGTGCCTGCACTGCGAAAACCCCCCTTGTGTCCCCGTCTGCCCCACAGGGGCCAGCTACCAGACCAAGGACGGGTTAGTGCTCGTGGACCCAAAGAAGTGCATCGCCTGTGGGGCCTGCATCGCCGCCTGCCCCTACGATGCCCGCTACCTGCATCCTGCGGGCTACGTGAGCAAGTGCACCTTCTGCGCCCACCGGCTGGAGAAGGGGCGCCTCCCTGCTTGCGTGGAAACCTGCCCCACGTACTGCCGCACCTTTGGGGATCTGGACGACCCGGAAAGCCCCGTATCCCAAGCCCTCAAAGCAGCGGATCGGGTGGACGTGCTCCGGCCCGAGCAGGGCACAAGGCCCAAGCTCTTCTACCTCAACGCCCCATCCAAGAAGGGGCTCACCCGGGAAAGCGAGGTGCGCCATGACTGA
- a CDS encoding molybdopterin-dependent oxidoreductase: MQRREFLKLSALGLGVGALALKGSGPARALKAPWYAQEVRSVYQICEGCFWRCGIVAHAVGNRVYKVEGYEANPKSRGRLCPRGQGMPQTTYDPDRLKRPLIRVEGSERGEGKYRVATWEEALDHVAKKMLEIKEKYGPEAIAFFGHGTGDSWFVDFLPAAWGSPNAAKPSVAICTAPREVASQWVFGRPIGGHEPVDWENARYIVLIGHHIGEDTHNTQLQDFALALKRGAKLVVVDPRHSTAAAKAHLWLPIKPGTDTALLLAWIHVLIYEGLYDQEYVAKYTTGFEELKAHVKDFTPEWAEKHTEIPAETIRQVAREMAAHKPKAVLPPTRHTVWYGDDTYRMMALYYVNILLGNYGRPGGFYIAQTPYLEKYPTPPLPLEPAAGGCSGPSGGDHEPEGYKPRADKGKFFARTTAIQELIEPMITGEPYPIRGLIAYGVNLFHAIPNVPRTKEALRKLDLYVAIDVLPQEHVMWADVILPEATYLERYDDLVAVAHKTPFIQLRVPAHEPLFDTKPGWWIARELGLRLSLEAFFPWKDIEEYLNTRLQSIGFDLETLKTMGTLVQKGKPWLEDWEKEGRLPFGTPSGKIELYCQAFKAAGHQPLPVFTPPEEPPPGFYRLLYGRSPVHTFARTQNNWVLMEMDPENEVWIHREEAQKLGLKSGDYVMLVNQDGVKEGPVRVKATERIRKDCVYIVHGFGHKAPLMKVAHGRGASDTYLQTRYKLDPISGGAGLRVNFVKLEKTEKPRLPSLVSLAKRPFDERRM, from the coding sequence ATGCAAAGAAGGGAGTTTCTCAAGCTTAGCGCCCTGGGCCTGGGGGTAGGGGCCCTGGCCCTCAAGGGGAGCGGTCCGGCCCGGGCCCTCAAGGCCCCCTGGTACGCCCAGGAGGTGCGGAGCGTCTACCAGATCTGCGAGGGTTGCTTCTGGCGCTGCGGCATCGTGGCCCACGCGGTGGGCAACCGGGTCTACAAGGTGGAGGGGTACGAGGCCAACCCCAAAAGCCGGGGCCGCCTCTGTCCCCGGGGCCAGGGCATGCCCCAGACCACCTACGACCCCGACCGCCTGAAGCGCCCCCTCATCCGGGTGGAGGGCAGCGAACGGGGCGAGGGCAAGTACCGGGTGGCCACCTGGGAGGAGGCCTTGGACCACGTGGCCAAAAAGATGCTGGAGATCAAGGAGAAATACGGCCCCGAGGCCATCGCCTTCTTCGGCCATGGCACCGGGGACTCCTGGTTCGTGGACTTCCTCCCCGCCGCCTGGGGTAGCCCCAACGCCGCCAAGCCCTCCGTGGCCATCTGCACCGCTCCCCGGGAGGTGGCCTCCCAGTGGGTCTTCGGCCGTCCCATCGGCGGCCACGAACCCGTGGACTGGGAGAACGCCCGCTACATCGTCCTCATCGGCCACCACATCGGCGAGGACACCCACAACACCCAGCTCCAGGACTTCGCCCTGGCCCTGAAGCGGGGGGCCAAGCTGGTGGTGGTGGACCCCCGCCACTCCACCGCCGCGGCCAAGGCCCACCTGTGGCTTCCCATCAAGCCCGGCACCGACACCGCCCTGCTCCTGGCTTGGATCCACGTGCTCATCTACGAGGGCCTCTACGACCAGGAGTACGTGGCCAAATACACCACGGGCTTTGAGGAGCTCAAGGCTCACGTCAAGGACTTCACCCCCGAGTGGGCCGAAAAGCACACGGAAATCCCCGCGGAAACCATCCGCCAGGTGGCCCGGGAGATGGCGGCCCACAAGCCCAAGGCGGTCCTCCCCCCCACCCGGCACACCGTGTGGTACGGGGATGACACCTACCGCATGATGGCCCTTTACTACGTCAACATCCTCCTGGGGAACTACGGGCGGCCGGGCGGCTTCTACATCGCCCAAACCCCTTACCTGGAAAAATACCCCACCCCGCCCCTCCCCTTGGAACCCGCGGCCGGCGGGTGCTCCGGGCCTTCCGGTGGAGACCACGAGCCCGAAGGCTACAAACCCCGGGCCGACAAGGGCAAGTTCTTCGCCCGCACCACCGCCATCCAGGAACTCATTGAGCCCATGATCACCGGGGAGCCCTACCCCATCCGGGGGCTCATCGCCTACGGGGTGAACCTCTTCCACGCCATCCCCAACGTACCCCGCACCAAGGAGGCTCTCCGGAAGCTTGACCTCTACGTGGCCATCGACGTCCTGCCCCAGGAGCACGTGATGTGGGCGGACGTGATCCTGCCCGAGGCCACCTACCTGGAGCGCTACGACGACCTGGTGGCCGTGGCCCACAAGACCCCCTTCATCCAGCTCCGCGTCCCCGCCCACGAACCCCTCTTTGACACCAAGCCCGGCTGGTGGATCGCCCGGGAGCTGGGCCTGAGGCTGAGCCTGGAGGCCTTCTTCCCCTGGAAGGACATCGAGGAGTACCTGAACACCCGCCTGCAGAGCATCGGCTTTGATCTGGAAACCCTGAAGACCATGGGCACCCTGGTGCAGAAGGGCAAGCCTTGGCTGGAGGACTGGGAAAAGGAGGGCCGGCTTCCCTTTGGCACCCCTTCTGGGAAGATCGAGCTCTACTGCCAGGCCTTCAAAGCCGCAGGCCACCAGCCCTTGCCCGTCTTTACCCCACCGGAGGAACCCCCCCCTGGCTTCTACCGCCTCCTCTATGGCCGTAGCCCCGTGCACACCTTCGCCCGCACGCAAAACAACTGGGTCCTCATGGAGATGGACCCGGAAAACGAGGTCTGGATCCACCGGGAGGAGGCCCAAAAGCTGGGCCTGAAGAGCGGAGACTACGTGATGTTGGTGAACCAGGACGGGGTCAAGGAGGGCCCCGTGCGGGTGAAGGCCACGGAGAGGATACGCAAAGACTGCGTCTACATCGTCCACGGCTTCGGCCACAAAGCCCCTCTCATGAAGGTGGCCCACGGGCGGGGGGCCTCGGACACCTACCTCCAGACCCGCTACAAGCTGGACCCCATCTCCGGCGGCGCCGGCCTCCGGGTCAACTTCGTCAAGCTGGAGAAGACGGAAAAACCCCGCCTGCCCAGCCTGGTTTCCTTGGCCAAACGCCCCTTTGACGAAAGGAGGATGTGA
- a CDS encoding TorD/DmsD family molecular chaperone: MELLGWVTASLFAPPGEALFRELAAGTLEEALEELTGHPVALPRVLPEELQAAYTALFVANPKGVPAPPYAGYALDGQLLGPSLYRLLELYREGGLEVQDSWRDLPDHLAALGEAIALLSPVRPELAQRAATEFLLPWLEGFTQAVKDHDPTGFYAQLVDLLKEALHAKKGVSQA, from the coding sequence ATGGAACTCCTGGGCTGGGTCACCGCAAGCCTCTTCGCCCCCCCGGGCGAGGCCCTCTTCCGGGAGCTGGCCGCGGGCACCCTGGAGGAGGCCTTAGAGGAGCTCACCGGCCACCCGGTGGCCCTGCCCCGGGTGCTCCCAGAGGAGCTTCAGGCCGCCTACACCGCCCTCTTCGTGGCTAACCCCAAAGGGGTGCCCGCCCCGCCCTATGCGGGCTACGCCCTGGACGGGCAGCTCCTGGGGCCCTCCCTGTACCGCCTCCTGGAGCTCTACCGGGAGGGGGGCCTCGAGGTGCAGGACTCGTGGCGGGACCTGCCCGACCACCTGGCGGCCCTAGGGGAGGCCATCGCCCTTCTCAGCCCCGTGCGGCCCGAGCTGGCCCAGCGGGCGGCGACGGAGTTTCTGCTGCCCTGGTTGGAAGGCTTCACCCAGGCAGTCAAGGACCACGACCCCACCGGCTTCTACGCCCAGCTGGTGGACTTGCTAAAGGAGGCCCTGCATGCAAAGAAGGGAGTTTCTCAAGCTTAG
- a CDS encoding response regulator — translation MRVVLVEDHHLVRKGLRLLLEEGGHEVAAEFASAEEALDAPWEAEMVLLDLNLPGMGGLEALPKLAQRAKVLVVSMHDEPAYVARAFQLGAKGYLPKHALDQELLEALERLARGLRYLHPSLTEALLEGQATPSPEVLSEREKAVVALLAQGYSLSQVAERLGVSVKTASTYKGRALNKLGLMDTPDLVRWAREHGLA, via the coding sequence ATGAGGGTGGTGCTGGTGGAGGACCACCATCTGGTCCGGAAGGGGCTTAGGCTCCTCCTGGAGGAGGGGGGCCACGAGGTGGCGGCGGAGTTCGCCAGCGCCGAGGAGGCCCTTGACGCCCCCTGGGAGGCGGAAATGGTCCTCCTGGACCTGAACCTGCCCGGCATGGGGGGTCTTGAGGCTTTACCGAAGCTGGCTCAGCGGGCCAAAGTGCTGGTGGTCTCCATGCACGACGAACCCGCCTACGTGGCCCGGGCCTTCCAGCTCGGGGCCAAGGGATACCTTCCCAAGCACGCCCTGGACCAGGAGCTCCTCGAGGCCCTGGAGCGCTTGGCAAGGGGCCTGCGCTACCTCCACCCAAGCCTCACCGAGGCCCTCCTCGAGGGCCAGGCCACCCCCAGCCCCGAGGTCCTTTCCGAAAGGGAAAAGGCGGTGGTGGCCCTCTTGGCCCAAGGCTACTCCCTCTCCCAGGTGGCCGAGCGCCTGGGGGTATCGGTAAAGACCGCCTCCACCTACAAGGGGCGGGCCCTGAACAAGCTGGGCCTCATGGACACCCCCGACCTGGTGCGTTGGGCCCGGGAGCACGGGCTGGCCTAA